One part of the Thermoanaerobacterium sp. CMT5567-10 genome encodes these proteins:
- a CDS encoding peptidase propeptide domain-containing protein — MFKKNLISLLLVVIITFSSNSFAFGLSEYTSDYYANSYLNLIKEKMPFVKDMSLDSIKKNNDGSLIISMKKNKNIYKTLNVSINNGNITSVDYYVDPLGYSLGESLESNISADDAITIGEKLLENLFNEKFAYISTIKDETYLDDALKKPTIYKLLFKNTISNVLVYNSNAYVYIDSKSGDILKLKAKWLDESLYNKKKEILDANEAAKIFKDKFDPVLVYLKNNDSDFPKYGLYYISNIDYNFLGINAINGKAVDYNGDELYNDIVYIKGNSTELKSFNKIVSYEEALEIAKKEISNLKINDLNILSSKKIDKYSLTGKTAYTFNMNRTDEDLIANASVAVDEESGKAVSENIDISNNDGLFDTEGDIDRVIDYVKGIFSEKTYSLALIKNPLIYGNEKTYLFYRIYNNAIVMDNYLRIKTDKDGKIINVSINWDDAEKPCKKIVDKNVVKNIFLDEKPILYYIYSNEGKIQPVYLFKNMDYIIDASSCRKISVNEFKKNN; from the coding sequence ATGTTTAAAAAGAATTTGATATCTTTGTTATTGGTGGTAATCATTACATTTAGCTCAAATTCCTTTGCATTTGGTTTATCAGAGTATACTTCAGACTATTATGCCAATAGTTATTTGAATCTTATAAAAGAGAAAATGCCTTTTGTAAAAGATATGTCTCTGGACAGCATCAAAAAAAATAATGATGGTTCATTAATCATTAGTATGAAGAAAAATAAAAATATATATAAAACACTGAATGTTTCAATAAATAATGGCAATATAACAAGTGTTGATTATTATGTTGATCCGTTAGGCTATTCTTTAGGAGAAAGTTTAGAATCAAATATAAGTGCGGATGATGCAATAACTATAGGGGAGAAATTACTTGAAAATTTGTTTAATGAGAAATTTGCATACATATCAACTATTAAAGACGAAACATATCTTGACGATGCTTTGAAAAAACCAACAATTTATAAATTATTGTTTAAAAATACAATATCTAATGTGCTAGTTTATAATTCTAATGCTTATGTATATATCGACTCTAAAAGTGGAGATATATTGAAATTAAAAGCAAAATGGTTAGATGAGTCTTTATATAATAAAAAAAAGGAAATATTGGATGCAAATGAGGCGGCAAAAATATTTAAAGATAAGTTTGATCCTGTTCTCGTATACTTAAAAAATAACGATAGTGATTTTCCAAAATACGGGTTGTACTATATATCTAACATCGATTATAACTTTTTAGGAATAAATGCCATAAATGGTAAGGCTGTAGACTATAATGGAGACGAACTTTATAATGACATTGTTTATATAAAAGGCAATTCAACAGAATTAAAAAGTTTCAATAAAATTGTGTCATATGAGGAAGCGCTGGAAATTGCAAAAAAGGAAATTTCGAACTTAAAAATAAATGATTTAAACATTTTAAGCAGCAAGAAAATAGACAAATATTCTTTGACCGGTAAAACAGCATATACGTTTAATATGAACCGCACAGATGAAGACTTAATCGCTAATGCAAGCGTAGCTGTTGATGAAGAAAGTGGAAAAGCAGTTAGCGAAAATATAGACATTTCCAACAATGATGGATTGTTTGATACTGAAGGTGATATAGATAGAGTTATTGATTATGTCAAAGGCATTTTTAGTGAAAAGACGTATAGTCTTGCACTAATAAAAAATCCTTTAATATATGGCAATGAAAAAACGTATTTGTTTTACCGAATCTACAATAATGCAATAGTTATGGATAATTATTTAAGAATTAAAACAGACAAAGATGGTAAAATAATAAATGTCTCTATAAATTGGGATGATGCAGAAAAGCCTTGTAAAAAAATTGTAGATAAAAATGTAGTAAAAAATATATTTTTAGATGAAAAACCGATTCTTTACTATATTTACAGCAATGAAGGTAAAATCCAGCCGGTTTACCTGTTTAAAAATATGGACTACATAATTGATGCATCGTCATGTAGAAAGATATCTGTCAATGAATTTAAAAAAAATAATTAG
- a CDS encoding small, acid-soluble spore protein, alpha/beta type has product MVNEKLKLEAAKELGLLEKAYKVGWSNLTAQETGKIGAIVKKRKKNKTL; this is encoded by the coding sequence ATTGTGAATGAAAAACTTAAACTGGAAGCTGCAAAAGAATTAGGATTGTTGGAAAAAGCATACAAAGTAGGCTGGTCAAATTTAACTGCTCAAGAAACTGGTAAGATTGGTGCAATTGTCAAAAAGAGAAAAAAAAATAAAACTTTGTGA
- a CDS encoding NAD-dependent protein deacylase codes for MIDNENIYRRSAELIKKSKKTIVLTGAGISTESGIPDFRSPGTGLWEKMDPMEALSTRVLYNDPIKFYNNGFKILLSMKDAKPNKAHYILAQLEQEGLISCVITQNIDNLHQKAGSHKVFEVHGQTRTGSCINCGEVVSIDLLNSKVEKGEIPPKCDKCNGILRPDVVMFGDPMPEDFEKAWREVESSDLMIVIGSSLTVSPVNFLPGLVKHLIIINKSETPEDRRADVVIRESAGEALSKIVRYLKTAKN; via the coding sequence ATGATTGACAATGAGAATATATATAGAAGGTCTGCAGAACTCATTAAAAAATCTAAAAAGACGATTGTGCTAACAGGTGCAGGTATATCAACTGAAAGCGGCATTCCTGATTTTAGAAGTCCGGGAACTGGGTTGTGGGAAAAGATGGACCCCATGGAGGCTTTGTCTACAAGAGTTTTGTACAATGATCCTATTAAATTCTACAATAATGGCTTTAAAATTCTTTTATCTATGAAAGATGCGAAACCAAATAAGGCCCATTATATATTGGCTCAATTAGAACAAGAAGGCTTGATATCTTGTGTAATAACTCAAAACATAGACAACTTGCATCAAAAAGCTGGATCCCACAAGGTGTTTGAAGTTCACGGCCAGACAAGGACCGGAAGCTGCATAAACTGCGGTGAAGTAGTTTCTATTGATTTACTGAATTCAAAAGTCGAGAAAGGAGAAATACCACCTAAATGTGACAAATGCAACGGCATATTAAGACCAGATGTGGTCATGTTTGGAGATCCGATGCCTGAAGACTTTGAAAAAGCTTGGCGTGAGGTGGAAAGCAGCGACTTAATGATTGTAATAGGTTCTTCACTGACAGTATCGCCGGTAAATTTTCTCCCTGGATTAGTAAAGCACCTTATAATCATCAATAAATCAGAAACGCCTGAAGACAGGAGAGCTGATGTAGTAATAAGGGAGTCTGCAGGCGAAGCATTAAGCAAAATTGTGAGATATTTAAAAACAGCAAAAAA